From Halichoerus grypus chromosome 6, mHalGry1.hap1.1, whole genome shotgun sequence, one genomic window encodes:
- the CHP2 gene encoding calcineurin B homologous protein 2, with translation MGSRGSHAARIPDGDSIRRETGFSQASLLRLYHRFRALDRNKKGYLSRVDLQEIGALAVNPLGERIIDSFFPDGNLRVDFPGFVRVLAHFRPVDDEDPGMRDPKEPEPLNSRMNKLRFAFQLYDLDRDGKISRHEMLQVLRLMVGVQVTEEQLESIADRTVQEADEDGDGAVSFLEFTKSLEKMNIEQKMSIRILK, from the exons ATGGGCTCCCGCGGCTCCCACGCTGCGCGCATTCCCGACGGGGACAGCATCCGGCGGGAGACGGGCT TCTCGCAGGCCAGTCTGCTCCGCCTCTACCACCGGTTTCGGGCACTGGACAGGAACAAGAAGGGCTACCTGAG CCGCGTGGATCTGCAGGAGATTGGGGCGCTGGCCGTGAACCCCCTGGGAGAGCGCATTATAGACAGCTTCTTCCCTGACGG GAACCTGCGAGTGGATTTCCCAGGCTTTGTCAGAGTCCTGGCTCATTTTCGACCTGTGGATGATGAGGACCCAGGCATGCGAGACCCCAAGGAACCTGAACCCCTCAACAGCAGAATGAACAAACTTCGGT TCGCATTTCAGCTCTATGACCTGGATCGAGATGGAAAGATCTCCAGGCATGAGATGCTACAG GTCCTTCGGCTGATGGTTGGGGTGCAGGTGACAGAAGAGCAGTTGGAGAGCATCGCGGACCGCACGGTGCAGGAAGCAGACGAAGATGGGGATGGGGCCGTGTCCTTCCTGGAGTTCACCAAG TCCTTAGAGAAGATGAACATCGAGCAGAAAATGAGCATCCGGATCCTGAAGTGA